From a region of the Syngnathus scovelli strain Florida chromosome 19, RoL_Ssco_1.2, whole genome shotgun sequence genome:
- the nfyc gene encoding nuclear transcription factor Y subunit gamma isoform X1: MSADSFGAGGSDAQQTLQSFWPRVMEDIRNLTVKDFRVQELPLARIKKIMKLDEDVKMISAEAPVLFAKAAQIFITELTLRAWIHTEDNKRRTLQRNDIAMAITKFDQFDFLIDIVPRDDLKPPKRQEEMRQTVAPAEPVQYYFTLAQQPGAVQVQGAQQGQQAAAAQTATTIQPGQIIIAQPQQGQMLQGATMQQLQQVQVQSQGTPITSAPVAMQVGDQQVQIVQAAAGGQAQTAQAQAQGQTMQVMQQIITNTGEIQQIPVQLNTGQLQYIRLAQPVSNAQVVQGQIQTLANTQQADVQPGQQQFNQFTDGQQLYQIQQVTVPVGQDLSQSMFIQSTSQTGETQVTQVTSD; encoded by the exons ATGTCCGCAGATTCATTTGGCGCTGGCGGCAGCGACGCCCAGCAGACGCTTCAGTCCTTCTGGCCTCGCGTCATGGAAGACATCCGGAACCTAACTGTG AAGGACTTCCGCGTGCAGGAGTTGCCTTTGGCTCGAATCAAGAAAATCATGAAGCTGGATGAGGATGTGAAG ATGATCAGCGCTGAAGCGCCCGTGTTGTTCGCCAAGGCGGCGCAGATCTTCATCACGGAACTCACGCTGCGAGCATGGATCCACACGGAGGATAACAAGCGACGCACGCTACAG AGGAACGACATCGCCATGGCCATTACCAAGTTTGACCAGTTTGACTTCCTCATCGACATTGTTCCCCGAGATGACCTGAAGCCCCCGAAGCGACAG GAGGAGATGCGTCAGACAGTGGCCCCAGCCGAGCCGGTGCAGTACTACTTCACGCTGGCGCAGCAGCCTGGCGCCGTGCAAGTGCAGGGGGCGCAACAGGGCCAGCAGGCTGCCGCCGCGCAAACGGCCACCACCATCCAACCCGGCCAGATCATCATTGCGCAGCCGCAGCAAGGACAG ATGCTTCAAGGTGccaccatgcagcagttgcagCAAGTGCAGGTGCAATCGCAAGGCACGCCCATCACG AGCGCGCCCGTGGCCATGCAGGTGGGCGACCAGCAGGTGCAGATAGTGCAGGCAGCGGCGGGGGGACAAGCGCAGACGGCCCAGGCACAGGCCCAGGGCCAGACCATGCAAGTCATGCAGCAGATCATCACCAACACAGGCGAGATCCAGCAGATTCCG GTGCAGCTCAATACGGGCCAGCTGCAGTACATTCGCCTGGCCCAGCCAGTCTCCAACGCGCAGGTGGTCCAAGGACAGATTCAGACCCTCGCCAACACGCAGCAG GCTGATGTGCAACCAGGGCAGCAGCAGTTCAACCAGTTCACTGACGGACAG CAGTTGTACCAGATCCAGCAGGTGACTGTGCCGGTGGGTCAGGACCTGAGCCAGTCCATGTTCATTCAGTCCACCAGCCAAACGGGAGAGACGCAGGTCACGCAGGTCACCAGCGACTGA
- the nfyc gene encoding nuclear transcription factor Y subunit gamma isoform X3, protein MSADSFGAGGSDAQQTLQSFWPRVMEDIRNLTVKDFRVQELPLARIKKIMKLDEDVKMISAEAPVLFAKAAQIFITELTLRAWIHTEDNKRRTLQRNDIAMAITKFDQFDFLIDIVPRDDLKPPKRQEEMRQTVAPAEPVQYYFTLAQQPGAVQVQGAQQGQQAAAAQTATTIQPGQIIIAQPQQGQSAPVAMQVGDQQVQIVQAAAGGQAQTAQAQAQGQTMQVMQQIITNTGEIQQIPVQLNTGQLQYIRLAQPVSNAQVVQGQIQTLANTQQADVQPGQQQFNQFTDGQQLYQIQQVTVPVGQDLSQSMFIQSTSQTGETQVTQVTSD, encoded by the exons ATGTCCGCAGATTCATTTGGCGCTGGCGGCAGCGACGCCCAGCAGACGCTTCAGTCCTTCTGGCCTCGCGTCATGGAAGACATCCGGAACCTAACTGTG AAGGACTTCCGCGTGCAGGAGTTGCCTTTGGCTCGAATCAAGAAAATCATGAAGCTGGATGAGGATGTGAAG ATGATCAGCGCTGAAGCGCCCGTGTTGTTCGCCAAGGCGGCGCAGATCTTCATCACGGAACTCACGCTGCGAGCATGGATCCACACGGAGGATAACAAGCGACGCACGCTACAG AGGAACGACATCGCCATGGCCATTACCAAGTTTGACCAGTTTGACTTCCTCATCGACATTGTTCCCCGAGATGACCTGAAGCCCCCGAAGCGACAG GAGGAGATGCGTCAGACAGTGGCCCCAGCCGAGCCGGTGCAGTACTACTTCACGCTGGCGCAGCAGCCTGGCGCCGTGCAAGTGCAGGGGGCGCAACAGGGCCAGCAGGCTGCCGCCGCGCAAACGGCCACCACCATCCAACCCGGCCAGATCATCATTGCGCAGCCGCAGCAAGGACAG AGCGCGCCCGTGGCCATGCAGGTGGGCGACCAGCAGGTGCAGATAGTGCAGGCAGCGGCGGGGGGACAAGCGCAGACGGCCCAGGCACAGGCCCAGGGCCAGACCATGCAAGTCATGCAGCAGATCATCACCAACACAGGCGAGATCCAGCAGATTCCG GTGCAGCTCAATACGGGCCAGCTGCAGTACATTCGCCTGGCCCAGCCAGTCTCCAACGCGCAGGTGGTCCAAGGACAGATTCAGACCCTCGCCAACACGCAGCAG GCTGATGTGCAACCAGGGCAGCAGCAGTTCAACCAGTTCACTGACGGACAG CAGTTGTACCAGATCCAGCAGGTGACTGTGCCGGTGGGTCAGGACCTGAGCCAGTCCATGTTCATTCAGTCCACCAGCCAAACGGGAGAGACGCAGGTCACGCAGGTCACCAGCGACTGA
- the nfyc gene encoding nuclear transcription factor Y subunit gamma isoform X2 codes for MSADSFGAGGSDAQQTLQSFWPRVMEDIRNLTVDFRVQELPLARIKKIMKLDEDVKMISAEAPVLFAKAAQIFITELTLRAWIHTEDNKRRTLQRNDIAMAITKFDQFDFLIDIVPRDDLKPPKRQEEMRQTVAPAEPVQYYFTLAQQPGAVQVQGAQQGQQAAAAQTATTIQPGQIIIAQPQQGQMLQGATMQQLQQVQVQSQGTPITSAPVAMQVGDQQVQIVQAAAGGQAQTAQAQAQGQTMQVMQQIITNTGEIQQIPVQLNTGQLQYIRLAQPVSNAQVVQGQIQTLANTQQADVQPGQQQFNQFTDGQQLYQIQQVTVPVGQDLSQSMFIQSTSQTGETQVTQVTSD; via the exons ATGTCCGCAGATTCATTTGGCGCTGGCGGCAGCGACGCCCAGCAGACGCTTCAGTCCTTCTGGCCTCGCGTCATGGAAGACATCCGGAACCTAACTGTG GACTTCCGCGTGCAGGAGTTGCCTTTGGCTCGAATCAAGAAAATCATGAAGCTGGATGAGGATGTGAAG ATGATCAGCGCTGAAGCGCCCGTGTTGTTCGCCAAGGCGGCGCAGATCTTCATCACGGAACTCACGCTGCGAGCATGGATCCACACGGAGGATAACAAGCGACGCACGCTACAG AGGAACGACATCGCCATGGCCATTACCAAGTTTGACCAGTTTGACTTCCTCATCGACATTGTTCCCCGAGATGACCTGAAGCCCCCGAAGCGACAG GAGGAGATGCGTCAGACAGTGGCCCCAGCCGAGCCGGTGCAGTACTACTTCACGCTGGCGCAGCAGCCTGGCGCCGTGCAAGTGCAGGGGGCGCAACAGGGCCAGCAGGCTGCCGCCGCGCAAACGGCCACCACCATCCAACCCGGCCAGATCATCATTGCGCAGCCGCAGCAAGGACAG ATGCTTCAAGGTGccaccatgcagcagttgcagCAAGTGCAGGTGCAATCGCAAGGCACGCCCATCACG AGCGCGCCCGTGGCCATGCAGGTGGGCGACCAGCAGGTGCAGATAGTGCAGGCAGCGGCGGGGGGACAAGCGCAGACGGCCCAGGCACAGGCCCAGGGCCAGACCATGCAAGTCATGCAGCAGATCATCACCAACACAGGCGAGATCCAGCAGATTCCG GTGCAGCTCAATACGGGCCAGCTGCAGTACATTCGCCTGGCCCAGCCAGTCTCCAACGCGCAGGTGGTCCAAGGACAGATTCAGACCCTCGCCAACACGCAGCAG GCTGATGTGCAACCAGGGCAGCAGCAGTTCAACCAGTTCACTGACGGACAG CAGTTGTACCAGATCCAGCAGGTGACTGTGCCGGTGGGTCAGGACCTGAGCCAGTCCATGTTCATTCAGTCCACCAGCCAAACGGGAGAGACGCAGGTCACGCAGGTCACCAGCGACTGA
- the nfyc gene encoding nuclear transcription factor Y subunit gamma isoform X4, producing MSADSFGAGGSDAQQTLQSFWPRVMEDIRNLTVDFRVQELPLARIKKIMKLDEDVKMISAEAPVLFAKAAQIFITELTLRAWIHTEDNKRRTLQRNDIAMAITKFDQFDFLIDIVPRDDLKPPKRQEEMRQTVAPAEPVQYYFTLAQQPGAVQVQGAQQGQQAAAAQTATTIQPGQIIIAQPQQGQSAPVAMQVGDQQVQIVQAAAGGQAQTAQAQAQGQTMQVMQQIITNTGEIQQIPVQLNTGQLQYIRLAQPVSNAQVVQGQIQTLANTQQADVQPGQQQFNQFTDGQQLYQIQQVTVPVGQDLSQSMFIQSTSQTGETQVTQVTSD from the exons ATGTCCGCAGATTCATTTGGCGCTGGCGGCAGCGACGCCCAGCAGACGCTTCAGTCCTTCTGGCCTCGCGTCATGGAAGACATCCGGAACCTAACTGTG GACTTCCGCGTGCAGGAGTTGCCTTTGGCTCGAATCAAGAAAATCATGAAGCTGGATGAGGATGTGAAG ATGATCAGCGCTGAAGCGCCCGTGTTGTTCGCCAAGGCGGCGCAGATCTTCATCACGGAACTCACGCTGCGAGCATGGATCCACACGGAGGATAACAAGCGACGCACGCTACAG AGGAACGACATCGCCATGGCCATTACCAAGTTTGACCAGTTTGACTTCCTCATCGACATTGTTCCCCGAGATGACCTGAAGCCCCCGAAGCGACAG GAGGAGATGCGTCAGACAGTGGCCCCAGCCGAGCCGGTGCAGTACTACTTCACGCTGGCGCAGCAGCCTGGCGCCGTGCAAGTGCAGGGGGCGCAACAGGGCCAGCAGGCTGCCGCCGCGCAAACGGCCACCACCATCCAACCCGGCCAGATCATCATTGCGCAGCCGCAGCAAGGACAG AGCGCGCCCGTGGCCATGCAGGTGGGCGACCAGCAGGTGCAGATAGTGCAGGCAGCGGCGGGGGGACAAGCGCAGACGGCCCAGGCACAGGCCCAGGGCCAGACCATGCAAGTCATGCAGCAGATCATCACCAACACAGGCGAGATCCAGCAGATTCCG GTGCAGCTCAATACGGGCCAGCTGCAGTACATTCGCCTGGCCCAGCCAGTCTCCAACGCGCAGGTGGTCCAAGGACAGATTCAGACCCTCGCCAACACGCAGCAG GCTGATGTGCAACCAGGGCAGCAGCAGTTCAACCAGTTCACTGACGGACAG CAGTTGTACCAGATCCAGCAGGTGACTGTGCCGGTGGGTCAGGACCTGAGCCAGTCCATGTTCATTCAGTCCACCAGCCAAACGGGAGAGACGCAGGTCACGCAGGTCACCAGCGACTGA
- the LOC125986899 gene encoding potassium voltage-gated channel subfamily KQT member 4 isoform X1, giving the protein MLGSPSNNGGVRMLAPPPPPPPPSPPPGAGDERRVEFVALTAVHTERSEPSTPERILPSHRTGLLGTPLPGPPGPRASASQTSKRFRKLQNYLYNILERPRGWAFIYHVFIFLLVFSCLVLSVFSTIPEHQRVANQGLFILEFVMIVVFGLEYFIRIWAAGCCCRYRGWQGRLRFARKPFCVIDFIVFVASLAVIAAGTQGNIFATSALRSMRFLQILRMVRMDRRGGTWKLLGSVVYAHSKELFTAWYIGFLVLIFASFLVYQAEKDNTDFSNYADSLWWGIITLTTIGYGDKIPRTWQGRLLAAGFALLGVSFFALPAGILGSGFALKVQEEHRQKHFEKRRMPAANLIQAAWRLYSTDAKHSYLTATWYFYDSMLPSFRELTLLYSHLQRQRNASKKAPPPPYSANFHHTQLSGLRPYSAPYMSGDSSKLGFRDRIRMNNSRSAQVIRGKALSPQAPGPAVRRSPSQENVPDAASPGKVQKSWSFNDRTRFRTSLRLKARPPVDVEVPGEDGVEDRGYCDVAMDEVIPAVKTLIRAVRILKFLVAKRKFKETLRPYDVKDVIEQYSAGHLDMLGRIKSLQMRVDQIIGRGAVQADKKARPEKGEKTPLELDSLDELSMMGRVVKVEKQIQSIENKLDLLLNLYSTCLKKGSSSQLTLSSLLLDAEMTSDYHSPTDQRDLFPSANTLSQSDSAALES; this is encoded by the exons ATGTTGGGGAGTCCGTCCAACAACGGCGGCGTCCGAATgctggcgccgccgccgccgccgccaccgccatcgCCGCCACCGGGCGCCGGTGACGAGCGACGCGTCGAGTTCGTGGCGCTCACCGCCGTGCACACGGAGCGCAGCGAGCCGTCCACCCCAGAGCGCATCTTGCCGTCGCACCGCACTGGGCTGCTGGGTACGCCGTTGCCCGGACCCCCGGGGCCCCGGGCCAGCGCGTCCCAGACCAGCAAGCGCTTCCGCAAGCTGCAAAACTACTTGTATAACATTCTGGAACGACCACGGGGATGGGCCTTCATCTACCACGTCTTCAT TTTTCTGCTGGTTTTCAGCTGCTTGGTGCTGTCCGTCTTCTCCACCATCCCTGAACACCAAAGGGTCGCCAACCAGGGCCTTTTCATACTG GAGTTTGTGATGATCGTGGTGTTTGGCCTGGAGTACTTCATCAGGATCTGGGCGGCGGGTTGCTGTTGCCGATATCGCGGCTGGCAGGGCCGGCTGCGCTTCGCCCGCAAGCCCTTCTGCGTCATCG ACTTCATCGTGTTTGTGGCGTCGCTGGCGGTGATTGCGGCAGGCACGCAGGGCAACATCTTTGCCACGTCGGCGCTGCGCAGCATGCGCTTCCTGCAGATCCTGCGCATGGTGCGCATGGACCGGCGGGGGGGCACCTGGAAGCTGCTGGGATCCGTCGTTTACGCTCACAGCAAG GAGCTGTTCACGGCGTGGTACATTGGCTTCCTGGTGCTCATCTTCGCCTCCTTCCTGGTCTACCAGGCCGAGAAGGACAACACCGACTTCAGCAACTACGCAGACTCCCTCTGGTGGGGCATT ATCACGTTGACCACCATCGGTTACGGCGACAAGATCCCCCGCACGTGGCAGGGTCGTCTGCTGGCGGCCGGCTTTGCTCTCCTGGGCGTATCCTTCTTTGCCCTGCCTGCT ggaaTTCTGGGCTCGGGCTTTGCCTTGAAAGTTCAGGAGGAGCACCGCCAGAAGCACTTTGAGAAGCGCCGCATGCCAGCCGCGAACCTCATCCAG GCGGCGTGGCGTCTGTACTCGACCGATGCCAAGCACTCGTACCTGACAGCCACCTGGTACTTCTACGACAGCATGCTACCTTCCTTCAG AGAACTGACGCTACTGTACAGTCACCTCCAGCGGCAGCGGAACGCCAGCAAgaaggcgccgccgccgccatacaGCGCCAACTTCCACCACACGCAGTTGTCAGGGCTGCGGCCCTACAGCGCCCCCTATATGTCGGGGGACAG CAGTAAACTCGGCTTCCGGGACAGGATCCGGATGAACAACTCCCGCTCAGCGCAGGTGATCCGCGGCAAGGCCTTGTCGCCCCAGGCGCCGGGTCCGGCCGTGAGGCGCTCGCCCAGCCAGGAGAACGTCCCCGACGCGGCCAGCCCCGGGAAGGTGCAGAAGAGCTGGAGCTTCAATGACCGCACTCGCTTCCGTACCTCGCTGCGGCTCAAAGCCCGGCCCCCCGTAGATG TCGAGGTACCGGGTGAGGACGGCGTGGAGGACAGAGGCTACTGCGACGTGGCCATGGACGAGGTCATTCCCGCCGTCAAGACGCTCATTCGAGCCGTCAG GATTTTGAAGTTCCTGGTGGCCAAGAGGAAGTTCAAGGAGACGCTGCGTCCATATGACGTCAAAGACGTCATCGAGCAGTACTCGGCGGGACACCTGGACATGCTAGGCCGCATTAAGAGCCTGCAGATGCG GGTGGACCAGATCATCGGGCGAGGCGCCGTCCAGGCTGACAAGAAGGCACGCCCGGAAAAGGGCGAAAAGACACCGCTGGAACTGGACTCCCTGGACGAGCTCAGTATGATGGGACGCGTGGTCAAAGTGGAGAAACAG ATTCAGTCCATCGAAAACAAGCTGGACCTTTTGCTCAACTTGTACTCGACGTGCCTGAAGAAAGGCTCGTCTTCGCAGCTGACGCTGTCCTCGCTGCTGCTGGACGCTGAGATGACGTCGGACTACCACAGCCCGACCGACCAAAGAGACCTCTTCCCCTCAGCCAACACGCTCTCGCAGTCCGACAGCGCCGCCCTGGAGTCCTAG
- the LOC125986899 gene encoding potassium voltage-gated channel subfamily KQT member 4 isoform X2 gives MLGSPSNNGGVRMLAPPPPPPPPSPPPGAGDERRVEFVALTAVHTERSEPSTPERILPSHRTGLLGTPLPGPPGPRASASQTSKRFRKLQNYLYNILERPRGWAFIYHVFIFLLVFSCLVLSVFSTIPEHQRVANQGLFILEFVMIVVFGLEYFIRIWAAGCCCRYRGWQGRLRFARKPFCVIDFIVFVASLAVIAAGTQGNIFATSALRSMRFLQILRMVRMDRRGGTWKLLGSVVYAHSKELFTAWYIGFLVLIFASFLVYQAEKDNTDFSNYADSLWWGIITLTTIGYGDKIPRTWQGRLLAAGFALLGVSFFALPAGILGSGFALKVQEEHRQKHFEKRRMPAANLIQAAWRLYSTDAKHSYLTATWYFYDSMLPSFSSKLGFRDRIRMNNSRSAQVIRGKALSPQAPGPAVRRSPSQENVPDAASPGKVQKSWSFNDRTRFRTSLRLKARPPVDVEVPGEDGVEDRGYCDVAMDEVIPAVKTLIRAVRILKFLVAKRKFKETLRPYDVKDVIEQYSAGHLDMLGRIKSLQMRVDQIIGRGAVQADKKARPEKGEKTPLELDSLDELSMMGRVVKVEKQIQSIENKLDLLLNLYSTCLKKGSSSQLTLSSLLLDAEMTSDYHSPTDQRDLFPSANTLSQSDSAALES, from the exons ATGTTGGGGAGTCCGTCCAACAACGGCGGCGTCCGAATgctggcgccgccgccgccgccgccaccgccatcgCCGCCACCGGGCGCCGGTGACGAGCGACGCGTCGAGTTCGTGGCGCTCACCGCCGTGCACACGGAGCGCAGCGAGCCGTCCACCCCAGAGCGCATCTTGCCGTCGCACCGCACTGGGCTGCTGGGTACGCCGTTGCCCGGACCCCCGGGGCCCCGGGCCAGCGCGTCCCAGACCAGCAAGCGCTTCCGCAAGCTGCAAAACTACTTGTATAACATTCTGGAACGACCACGGGGATGGGCCTTCATCTACCACGTCTTCAT TTTTCTGCTGGTTTTCAGCTGCTTGGTGCTGTCCGTCTTCTCCACCATCCCTGAACACCAAAGGGTCGCCAACCAGGGCCTTTTCATACTG GAGTTTGTGATGATCGTGGTGTTTGGCCTGGAGTACTTCATCAGGATCTGGGCGGCGGGTTGCTGTTGCCGATATCGCGGCTGGCAGGGCCGGCTGCGCTTCGCCCGCAAGCCCTTCTGCGTCATCG ACTTCATCGTGTTTGTGGCGTCGCTGGCGGTGATTGCGGCAGGCACGCAGGGCAACATCTTTGCCACGTCGGCGCTGCGCAGCATGCGCTTCCTGCAGATCCTGCGCATGGTGCGCATGGACCGGCGGGGGGGCACCTGGAAGCTGCTGGGATCCGTCGTTTACGCTCACAGCAAG GAGCTGTTCACGGCGTGGTACATTGGCTTCCTGGTGCTCATCTTCGCCTCCTTCCTGGTCTACCAGGCCGAGAAGGACAACACCGACTTCAGCAACTACGCAGACTCCCTCTGGTGGGGCATT ATCACGTTGACCACCATCGGTTACGGCGACAAGATCCCCCGCACGTGGCAGGGTCGTCTGCTGGCGGCCGGCTTTGCTCTCCTGGGCGTATCCTTCTTTGCCCTGCCTGCT ggaaTTCTGGGCTCGGGCTTTGCCTTGAAAGTTCAGGAGGAGCACCGCCAGAAGCACTTTGAGAAGCGCCGCATGCCAGCCGCGAACCTCATCCAG GCGGCGTGGCGTCTGTACTCGACCGATGCCAAGCACTCGTACCTGACAGCCACCTGGTACTTCTACGACAGCATGCTACCTTCCTTCAG CAGTAAACTCGGCTTCCGGGACAGGATCCGGATGAACAACTCCCGCTCAGCGCAGGTGATCCGCGGCAAGGCCTTGTCGCCCCAGGCGCCGGGTCCGGCCGTGAGGCGCTCGCCCAGCCAGGAGAACGTCCCCGACGCGGCCAGCCCCGGGAAGGTGCAGAAGAGCTGGAGCTTCAATGACCGCACTCGCTTCCGTACCTCGCTGCGGCTCAAAGCCCGGCCCCCCGTAGATG TCGAGGTACCGGGTGAGGACGGCGTGGAGGACAGAGGCTACTGCGACGTGGCCATGGACGAGGTCATTCCCGCCGTCAAGACGCTCATTCGAGCCGTCAG GATTTTGAAGTTCCTGGTGGCCAAGAGGAAGTTCAAGGAGACGCTGCGTCCATATGACGTCAAAGACGTCATCGAGCAGTACTCGGCGGGACACCTGGACATGCTAGGCCGCATTAAGAGCCTGCAGATGCG GGTGGACCAGATCATCGGGCGAGGCGCCGTCCAGGCTGACAAGAAGGCACGCCCGGAAAAGGGCGAAAAGACACCGCTGGAACTGGACTCCCTGGACGAGCTCAGTATGATGGGACGCGTGGTCAAAGTGGAGAAACAG ATTCAGTCCATCGAAAACAAGCTGGACCTTTTGCTCAACTTGTACTCGACGTGCCTGAAGAAAGGCTCGTCTTCGCAGCTGACGCTGTCCTCGCTGCTGCTGGACGCTGAGATGACGTCGGACTACCACAGCCCGACCGACCAAAGAGACCTCTTCCCCTCAGCCAACACGCTCTCGCAGTCCGACAGCGCCGCCCTGGAGTCCTAG